Proteins encoded within one genomic window of Melospiza melodia melodia isolate bMelMel2 chromosome 27, bMelMel2.pri, whole genome shotgun sequence:
- the SLC30A2 gene encoding proton-coupled zinc antiporter SLC30A2, with the protein MSGDAFGTGAHGAGPGSLASRPRSSTGHFSIRQQRSPRLAGEGPSPAQAPRALCSRPGRPSSSRDLHTNPGSSHEPRPPAATSAGVTAPSPGRSGSSRSRRRRRRRMAGGDEKRRLLSEGSGGGRCVGKDGQSAEHGREPALELGTRRGQHCHSRGRGAHPGQQQRARRKLYLAAGICLFFMLGEAVGGYLAHSLAILTDAAHLLTDFASIMISLFALWVSSRPPTKTMNFGWHRAEILGALLSVLSIWVVTGVLVYLGAQRLLSGDYDIEGGVMLITSACAVAVNIVMGLALHQTGHGHSHGAGGEQPNASVRAAFVHVLGDLLQSLGVLIASYIIFFKPEYKYVDPICTFLFSALVLGTTLTILRDVLLVLMEGTPKGMDFNAVRDTLLAVRGVEAVHSLHIWALTAAQPLLSVHIAINAAASAQEVLEEASSRLQGAFRFHSTTIQVESYSEEMRDCRECQPPRD; encoded by the exons ATGTCCGGCGACGCCTTCGGGACgggggcacacggggcagggcCCGGCAGCCTGGCGAGCCGGCCCCGCTCCAGCACAGGACACTTTTCTATACGG CAGCAGCGCAGCCCCCGGCTGGCCGGAGAGGGGCCCAGCCCGGCGCAGGCCCCGCGGGCGCTTTGCAGCCGGCCTGGCCGTCCCTCCTCCAGCCGGGATTTGCACACGAATCCCGGCTCTTCACACGAGCCAAGGCCACCGGCTGCCACCAGCGCCGGGGTCACCGCGCCGAGCCCCGGCCGCagcgggagcagcaggagcaggaggaggaggaggaggaggatggcggGCGGCGATGAGAAGCGGCGCCTGCTGAGCGAGGGCAGCGGCGGCGG GCGCTGCGTGGGGAAGGACGGACAGAGCGCGGAGCACGGACGGGAGCCCGCGCTGGAGCTGGGCACGCGGCGTGGGCAGCACTGCCACTCGCGGGGGCGCGGCGCCcaccccgggcagcagcagcgggCACGGAGGAAGCTCTACCTGGCGGCTGGCATCTGCCTCTTCTTCATGCTGGGGGAGGCCGTGG GCGGGTACCTGGcacacagcctggccatcctgACGGACGCTGCCCACCTGCTGACGGACTTTGCCAGCATCATGATCAGCCTCTTTGCCCTCTGGGTGTCCTCACGGCCCCCCACCAAAACCATGAACTTCGGCTGGCACCGGGCAG AGATCCTGGGGGCTCTGCTCTCCGTGCTCTCCATCTGGGTGGTGACGGGGGTCCTGGTCTACCTGGGGGCGCAGCGCCTGCTCTCGGGTGACTACGACATCGAGGGTGGGGTCATGCTCATCACCTCCGCCTGCGCCGTGGCCGTCAACATCGT GATGGGGCTGGCCCTGCACCAGACGGGCCACGGGCACAGCCACGGGGCGGGCGGCGAGCAGCCCAACGCCAGCGTCCGAGCCGCCTTCGTGCACGTCCTGGGGGACCTGCTGCAGAGCCTCGGCGTGCTCATCGCCTCCTACATCATCTTCTTCAAG cccgaGTACAAGTACGTGGATCCCATCTGCACCTTCCTGTTCTCGGCGCTGGTGCTGGGCACGACGCTGACCATCCTGCGGGACGTGCTGCTGGTCCTCATGGAGG GGACCCCCAAGGGGATGGATTTCAACGCCGTGCGGGACACGCTGCTGGCCGTGCGGGGCGTGGAGGCCGTGCACAGCCTGCACATCTGGGCGCTGACCGCGGCACAGCCGCTGCTGTCCGTGCACATCGCCATCA ACGCGGCCGCCAGCGCGCAGGAGGTGCTGGAGGAGGCGAGCTCGCGGCTGCAGGGCGCCTTCCGCTTCCACAGCACCACCATCCAGGTGGAGAGCTACTCCGAGGAGATGCGGGACTGCCGGGAGTGCCAGCCCCCCCGCGACTGA
- the TRIM63 gene encoding E3 ubiquitin-protein ligase TRIM63 isoform X2 produces MEFQAGMLHDGSAMESLEKQLICPICLEMFSKPVVILPCQHNLCRKCANDVFQAANPYWQSRGTLISGGRFRCPSCRHEVLLDRHGVYGLQRNLLVENIIDIYKQECSRPLKKGEHPMCKEHEDERINIYCVTCEVPTCSMCKVFGAHKDCEVAPLESVFQGQKTELNNCISMLVAGNDRIQTIISQLEDSCQSTEENGEAAKRELCARFDALAALLEEKKAELLQRIGREQADKTAFIQSLICQYKEQLEKSSRLVETAIQAAEETGGAAFLMNAKQLIKTIVEASKGARLDKIEQGYESMDAFSVSLEHLSEAVHALDFDPAEEDEEYFDGEEEEEVEENTAPERTVMAPL; encoded by the exons ATGGAGTTCCAAGCGGGGATGCTGCACGATGGCAGCGCCATGGAGAGCCTGGAGAAGCAGCTCATCTGCCCCATCTGCCTGGAGATGTTCAGCAAGCCCGTGGTGATCCTGCCCTGCCAGCACAACCTGTGCCGCAAGTGCGCCAACGACGTGTTCCAG GCCGCCAACCCGTACTGGCAGAGCCGGGGCACTCTGATCTCGGGGGGCCGGTTCCGGTGCCCCTCGTGCCGCCACGAGGTGCTGCTGGACCGCCACGGCGTCTACGGGCTGCAGAGGAACCTGCTGGTGGAGAACATCATCGACATCTACAAGCAGGAGTGCTCCAG GCCCCTGAAGAAGGGGGAGCACCCCATGTGCAAGGAGCACGAGGACGAGCGCATCAACATCTACTGCGTCACCTGCGAGGTGCCCACCTGCTCCATGTGCAAGGTCTTCGGTGCCCACAAGGACTGCGAGGTGGCCCCTCTGGAAAGCGTCTTCCAGGGACAGAAG ACTGAGCTGAACAACTGCATCTCCATGCTGGTGGCGGGGAACGACCGGATCCAGACCATCATCTCGCAGCTGGAGGATTCCTGCCAGAGCACCGAG GAGAACGGCGAGGCGGCCAAGAGGGAGCTGTGCGCTCGCTTTGACGCGCTGGCGGCGCTGCTGGAGGAGAAGAAGGCGGAGCTGCTGCAGCGCATCGGCCGCGAGCAGGCGGACAAGACCGCCTTCATCCAGAGCCTCATCTGCCAGTACAAGGAGCAGCTGGAGAAGTCCAGCCGCCTGGTGGAGACGGCCATCCAGGCAGCCGAGGAGACCGGCGGGGCCGCCTTCCTCATG AATGCCAAGCAGCTCATAAAAAC gatcGTGGAGGCCTCCAAGGGCGCCCGCCTGGACAAGATCGAGCAGGGCTACGAGAGCATGGACGCCTTCTCGGTGAGCCTGGAGCACCTCAGCGAGGCCGTGCACGCCCTGGACTTCGACCCTG CAGAGGAAGATGAGGAGTACTTTgatggggaggaggaagaggaggtggaaGAGAACACGGCGCCCGAGAGGACAGTGATGG CTCCCCTGTAG
- the TRIM63 gene encoding E3 ubiquitin-protein ligase TRIM63 isoform X3, with amino-acid sequence MEFQAGMLHDGSAMESLEKQLICPICLEMFSKPVVILPCQHNLCRKCANDVFQAANPYWQSRGTLISGGRFRCPSCRHEVLLDRHGVYGLQRNLLVENIIDIYKQECSSRPLKKGEHPMCKEHEDERINIYCVTCEVPTCSMCKVFGAHKDCEVAPLESVFQGQKTELNNCISMLVAGNDRIQTIISQLEDSCQSTEENGEAAKRELCARFDALAALLEEKKAELLQRIGREQADKTAFIQSLICQYKEQLEKSSRLVETAIQAAEETGGAAFLMNAKQLIKTIVEASKGARLDKIEQGYESMDAFSVSLEHLSEAVHALDFDPEEDEEYFDGEEEEEVEENTAPERTVMAPL; translated from the exons ATGGAGTTCCAAGCGGGGATGCTGCACGATGGCAGCGCCATGGAGAGCCTGGAGAAGCAGCTCATCTGCCCCATCTGCCTGGAGATGTTCAGCAAGCCCGTGGTGATCCTGCCCTGCCAGCACAACCTGTGCCGCAAGTGCGCCAACGACGTGTTCCAG GCCGCCAACCCGTACTGGCAGAGCCGGGGCACTCTGATCTCGGGGGGCCGGTTCCGGTGCCCCTCGTGCCGCCACGAGGTGCTGCTGGACCGCCACGGCGTCTACGGGCTGCAGAGGAACCTGCTGGTGGAGAACATCATCGACATCTACAAGCAGGAGTGCTCCAG CAGGCCCCTGAAGAAGGGGGAGCACCCCATGTGCAAGGAGCACGAGGACGAGCGCATCAACATCTACTGCGTCACCTGCGAGGTGCCCACCTGCTCCATGTGCAAGGTCTTCGGTGCCCACAAGGACTGCGAGGTGGCCCCTCTGGAAAGCGTCTTCCAGGGACAGAAG ACTGAGCTGAACAACTGCATCTCCATGCTGGTGGCGGGGAACGACCGGATCCAGACCATCATCTCGCAGCTGGAGGATTCCTGCCAGAGCACCGAG GAGAACGGCGAGGCGGCCAAGAGGGAGCTGTGCGCTCGCTTTGACGCGCTGGCGGCGCTGCTGGAGGAGAAGAAGGCGGAGCTGCTGCAGCGCATCGGCCGCGAGCAGGCGGACAAGACCGCCTTCATCCAGAGCCTCATCTGCCAGTACAAGGAGCAGCTGGAGAAGTCCAGCCGCCTGGTGGAGACGGCCATCCAGGCAGCCGAGGAGACCGGCGGGGCCGCCTTCCTCATG AATGCCAAGCAGCTCATAAAAAC gatcGTGGAGGCCTCCAAGGGCGCCCGCCTGGACAAGATCGAGCAGGGCTACGAGAGCATGGACGCCTTCTCGGTGAGCCTGGAGCACCTCAGCGAGGCCGTGCACGCCCTGGACTTCGACCCTG AGGAAGATGAGGAGTACTTTgatggggaggaggaagaggaggtggaaGAGAACACGGCGCCCGAGAGGACAGTGATGG CTCCCCTGTAG
- the TRIM63 gene encoding E3 ubiquitin-protein ligase TRIM63 isoform X1, translating to MEFQAGMLHDGSAMESLEKQLICPICLEMFSKPVVILPCQHNLCRKCANDVFQAANPYWQSRGTLISGGRFRCPSCRHEVLLDRHGVYGLQRNLLVENIIDIYKQECSSRPLKKGEHPMCKEHEDERINIYCVTCEVPTCSMCKVFGAHKDCEVAPLESVFQGQKTELNNCISMLVAGNDRIQTIISQLEDSCQSTEENGEAAKRELCARFDALAALLEEKKAELLQRIGREQADKTAFIQSLICQYKEQLEKSSRLVETAIQAAEETGGAAFLMNAKQLIKTIVEASKGARLDKIEQGYESMDAFSVSLEHLSEAVHALDFDPAEEDEEYFDGEEEEEVEENTAPERTVMAPL from the exons ATGGAGTTCCAAGCGGGGATGCTGCACGATGGCAGCGCCATGGAGAGCCTGGAGAAGCAGCTCATCTGCCCCATCTGCCTGGAGATGTTCAGCAAGCCCGTGGTGATCCTGCCCTGCCAGCACAACCTGTGCCGCAAGTGCGCCAACGACGTGTTCCAG GCCGCCAACCCGTACTGGCAGAGCCGGGGCACTCTGATCTCGGGGGGCCGGTTCCGGTGCCCCTCGTGCCGCCACGAGGTGCTGCTGGACCGCCACGGCGTCTACGGGCTGCAGAGGAACCTGCTGGTGGAGAACATCATCGACATCTACAAGCAGGAGTGCTCCAG CAGGCCCCTGAAGAAGGGGGAGCACCCCATGTGCAAGGAGCACGAGGACGAGCGCATCAACATCTACTGCGTCACCTGCGAGGTGCCCACCTGCTCCATGTGCAAGGTCTTCGGTGCCCACAAGGACTGCGAGGTGGCCCCTCTGGAAAGCGTCTTCCAGGGACAGAAG ACTGAGCTGAACAACTGCATCTCCATGCTGGTGGCGGGGAACGACCGGATCCAGACCATCATCTCGCAGCTGGAGGATTCCTGCCAGAGCACCGAG GAGAACGGCGAGGCGGCCAAGAGGGAGCTGTGCGCTCGCTTTGACGCGCTGGCGGCGCTGCTGGAGGAGAAGAAGGCGGAGCTGCTGCAGCGCATCGGCCGCGAGCAGGCGGACAAGACCGCCTTCATCCAGAGCCTCATCTGCCAGTACAAGGAGCAGCTGGAGAAGTCCAGCCGCCTGGTGGAGACGGCCATCCAGGCAGCCGAGGAGACCGGCGGGGCCGCCTTCCTCATG AATGCCAAGCAGCTCATAAAAAC gatcGTGGAGGCCTCCAAGGGCGCCCGCCTGGACAAGATCGAGCAGGGCTACGAGAGCATGGACGCCTTCTCGGTGAGCCTGGAGCACCTCAGCGAGGCCGTGCACGCCCTGGACTTCGACCCTG CAGAGGAAGATGAGGAGTACTTTgatggggaggaggaagaggaggtggaaGAGAACACGGCGCCCGAGAGGACAGTGATGG CTCCCCTGTAG
- the PDIK1L gene encoding serine/threonine-protein kinase PDIK1L, with amino-acid sequence MVSSQPKYDLIREVGRGSYGVVYEALVRRTCARVAVKKIRCHAPENVELALREFWALSSIKSQHPNVIHLEECILQKDGMVQKMAHGSSSSLYLQLVETSLKGEIAFDPRSAYYLWFVMDFCDGGDMNEYLLSRKPSRKTNTSFMLQLSSALAFLHKNQIIHRDLKPDNILISQGRAPAEPTLKVADFGLSKVCSASGHSAEEPVSVNKCFLSTACGTDFYMAPEVWEGHYTAKADIFALGIIIWAMLERITFVDTETKKELLGSYVRQGAAIVPVGEALLENPKMELLIPVKKKSMNARMKQLIKEMLAANPQDRPDAFELELRLVNIAFRDSSWDT; translated from the exons ATGGTGAGTAGCCAGCCTAAGTACGATCTAATTCGGGAGGTTGGTCGTGGCAGTTATGGTGTGGTGTACGAAGCGCTCGTCAGGAGGACCTGTGCCCGCGTGGCCGTCAAAAAGATCCGGTGCCACGCTCCCGAGAACGTGGAACTGGCTCTGCGCGAGTTCTGGGCCCTTAGCAGTATCAAGAGCCAGCACCCCAACGTCATCCACCTGGAGGAGTGCATCTTGCAGAAAGATGGCATGGTGCAGAAGATggcccatggctccagctcctccctgtatCTGCAG CTCGTGGAGACCTCGCTGAAAGGAGAAATAGCCTTTGACCCCCGCAGCGCTTACTACCTGTGGTTCGTGATGGATTTCTGCGACGGCGGCGACATGAACGAGTACCTGCTGTCGCGCAAGCCCAGCCGCAAGACCAACACCAGCTTcatgctgcagctcagcagcGCCCTGGCCTTCCTGCACAAGAACCAGATCATCCACCGCGACCTCAAGCCCGACAACATCCTCATCTCGCAGGGCCGCGCGCCCGCCGAGCCCACGCTGAAGGTGGCGGATTTCGGCCTCAGCAAGGTGTGCTCGGCCTCGGGCCACAGCGCCGAGGAGCCCGTCAGCGTCAACAAGTGCTTCCTGTCCACCGCCTGCGGCACCGACTTCTACATGGCCCCCGAGGTGTGGGAGGGCCACTACACGGCCAAGGCCGACATCTTCGCCCTGGGCATCATCATCTGGGCCATGCTGGAGAGGATCACCTTCGTGGACACGGAGACCAAgaaggagctgctgggcagctACGTGCGGCAGGGCGCGGCCATCGTGCCCGTGGGCGAGGCGCTGCTGGAGAACCCCAAGATGGAGCTGCTCATCCCCGTCAAGAAGAAGTCCATGAACGCCAGGATGAAGCAGCTGATCAAGGAGATGCTGGCGGCCAACCCGCAGGACCGGCCCGACGCCTTCGAGCTGGAGCTGCGGCTGGTCAACATCGCCttcagggacagcagctgggaCACGTGA